A genomic region of Salinibacter pepae contains the following coding sequences:
- a CDS encoding energy transducer TonB — protein sequence MDTITDVVLDAYPLRCMVGLAASLVVVIALVHLPLQRSSLQVGWTIDSSPDRILLGDVVPEEPTDTDPGGRSERAPPPTSAPSSPEAAPEASSPSETAQGDGDSGSSPSESNASRNKKARYASTLDVADRTPQIVGGKGSLYLNIHYPKKARAQGIEGRLELEFRVEPDGSVRDIEVVKSLHPLCDSAAVDGVRSVDFIPARVDGDPIPIRLRLPVRFTMSAPTTAAQAHSGSS from the coding sequence ATGGATACAATCACGGATGTCGTCCTGGACGCCTACCCCCTACGTTGCATGGTCGGGCTGGCCGCCAGTCTCGTCGTCGTAATTGCCCTGGTTCACCTCCCGCTCCAACGCTCATCGCTACAGGTAGGATGGACGATCGATTCGTCCCCCGACCGGATTCTGCTCGGCGACGTGGTGCCCGAGGAGCCCACCGACACGGACCCAGGCGGCCGGTCCGAACGGGCGCCTCCGCCCACCAGCGCCCCTTCCTCACCCGAGGCCGCACCGGAAGCCTCTTCACCCTCGGAAACGGCCCAGGGCGACGGCGACTCGGGATCCTCCCCTTCGGAGTCCAACGCCAGCCGGAACAAAAAGGCCCGATACGCAAGCACGCTCGACGTCGCAGATCGTACGCCACAGATCGTTGGGGGCAAGGGCAGCCTGTACCTGAACATCCATTATCCGAAGAAAGCACGCGCTCAGGGCATTGAGGGACGCTTGGAACTCGAGTTTCGGGTCGAGCCCGACGGGAGCGTGAGGGATATCGAGGTGGTCAAATCCCTTCATCCCTTGTGCGATTCCGCCGCCGTAGACGGCGTAAGATCGGTTGATTTTATTCCGGCCCGGGTCGACGGCGATCCCATTCCAATCCGACTCCGTCTTCCGGTTCGGTTCACGATGTCCGCGCCCACCACCGCGGCCCAGGCCCACTCCGGTTCGTCCTAG